Proteins encoded together in one Camelina sativa cultivar DH55 chromosome 9, Cs, whole genome shotgun sequence window:
- the LOC104715265 gene encoding uncharacterized protein LOC104715265 — translation MSDSVPTSETEAYFDGEGSPQKSNPGESEEDATIGDFEFRKSLRDAETPLYATCSNYTKVSAIMALYQIKVKSGLSENFFDHILTIVHDMLPKDNVLPKSTDAIKKFMKVFGFGYDVIHACKNDCILYRKQFGEMESCPRCSASRWEIDKQSGEEKKGIPGKVLRYFPVKDRFRRMFRSKKGLRIYVGIIPMPPKMAKNIMLTMLIPGPTAPSNNIDVYLAPLIDDLKDLWNEGLDVYDSYLEEHFTFRALLLWTISDYPALGTLSGCKVKGKQACSVRGKDTPTRWLKFSRWFDNTVEEGTANRIQTGPEIFETLKDFRNDFGRPLDKETKRKRTEMLADEEISEEECEETSDQWRWKKRSILYDLPYWKELPVRHNINVMHNLLPAALRGLLPRGPRVLVTRLCNFFNRLCQRTIDPEKLLSLEFEIVETMCQLERYMKILKAYVKNYARPEACMAEGYLAGECIAFCLEFLKKSVHVQEAVNRNEDIETDGLVVEGRSLQKGREVTLSDREREVAHRYVLMNLAIMDPYVQMHLEELQAKDVRCARSETILSNSKDHSKKLMWLAFGPKYIAQAHKGFVINGHRFHTDDVKRKT, via the exons ATGTCGGATAGTGTTCCAACATCAGAAACTGAAGCTTATTTTGATGGTGAAGGCAGTCCACAAAAATCAAACCCAGGAGAATCTGAGGAGGATGCAACTATTGGAGACTTTgaatttaggaagagtttgagagATGCTGAAACTCCATTGTATGCAACATGTTCTAATTACACCAAGGTTTCTGCAATCATGGCCCTCTATCAGATAAAAGTGAAAAGTGGACTATCAGAGAACTTCTTCGATCATATATTGACGATAGTTCATGACATGCTGCCGAAAGACAATGTGCTGCCAAAGTCTacagatgcaatcaagaaattcATGAAGGTTTTTGGGTTTGGATATGATGTCATTCATGCGTGCAAGAATGATTGTATTCTCTACAGGAAACAGTTTGGTGAGATGGAAAGCTGCCCAAGATGCAGTGCTTCAAGATGGGAGATAGATAAGCAAAGTGGTGAGGAAAAGAAGGGGATTCCAGGAAAGGTTCTTAGGTATTTTCCAGTCAAGGACAGATTCAGGAGGATGTTTAGATCCAAAAAAGGGCTGAGGATTTACGTTGGCATTATACCAATGCCACCGAAGATG GCTAAGAATATCATGTTGACTATGTTGATCCCTGGTCCAACAGCTCCGAGTAACAACATTGATGTTTATCTAGCTCCTTTGATAGATGATTTGAAGGATTTGTGGAATGAGGGTTTAGATGTCTATGATTCATATCTGGAAGAGCATTTCACATTTAGAGCTTTGTTATTGTGGACTATCAGTGACTATCCAGCCTTAGGGACATTGTCTGGCTGTAAAGTGAAGGGCAAGCAAGCGTGTAGTGTTCGTGGAAAGGATACACCTACTAGGTGGTTGAAGTTTAGTC GATGGTTTGACAACACGGTTGAGGAAGGGACTGCGAATAGGATTCAAACAGGTCCTGAAATTTTTGAGACACTTAAGGATTTCAGGAATGATTTTGGAAGACCCTTGGATAAGGAAACTAAAAGGAAGAGAACTGAGATGTTAGCAGATGAGGAAATTTCAGAGGAAGAGTGTGAAGAAACTTCTGATCAGTGGCGATGGAAGAAGCGGTCAATCTTATATGACTTACCTTATTGGAag GAATTGCCGGTGCGACACAACATTAATGTTATGCAC AATTTGTTACCTGCTGCATTGAGAGGATTGCTTCCAAGAGGACCTCGGGTGTTGGTAACTCGATTATGTAACTTCTTCAACAGATTGTGCCAGCGTACAATTGATCCTGAGAAGCTGCTCTCATTGGAGTTTGAGATTGTGGAGACGATGTGCCAACTAGAGCG CTACATGAAGATACTCAAGGCATATGTTAAAAATTATGCAAGGCCAGAAGCGTGTATGGCTGAGGGATACTTGGCTGGAGAATGTATAGCATTCTGTTTAGAGTTCTTAAAAAAATCAGTACATGTTCAAGAAGCAGTAAACCGTAATGAAGATATTGAGACAGATGGACTTGTTGTCGAAGGCCGATCACTACAGAAGGGCAGAGAGGTGACCCTttcagatagagagagagaggtagcaCATCGATATGTTTTGATGAACTTGGCAATTATGGATCCTTATGTACA GATGCATTTAGAAGAATTGCAAGCTAAGGATGTTCGATGCGCTAGAAGTGAAACT ATTCTTTCTAACTCGAAAGATCATTCGAAGAAGTTGATGTGGTTAGCATTTGGACCGAAATACATTGCACAAGCTCATAAAGGTTTTGTCATTAATGGGCATCGCTTTCACACTGATGATGTTAAGCGGAAGACTTAA
- the LOC104710966 gene encoding uncharacterized protein LOC104710966 — translation MRIDRHGGYGDRNQEKYSSRKGILYEKQNYKPAVNGASGTSWRMKNTTTKEAFQKDEGAVQVNGNKENPEVQASAKQKRTMDLEVDGETFSPKVPPVKEDNGDGNKETQVVVSHDGASKETEAPLKDIELEDEMIMDDEMIDNDDLLTEEDPPIDDYLREAGILYVSTEQGEHIEEGEEQIEAISQLSPVIKSKLRQPSKKAYARDRNKEKTIKDKDKVTAQHPPAVISQESTNPPGVDENMDKRRVSKNPEISGVASRKLNALRVRQSPKKKSGNGRTRSTAVPRNEVFPSAISKKSAAKPGSVVSQKPPSTHILPGIVKEREPT, via the coding sequence ATGAGGATAGACCGTCATGGTGGGTATGGAGATAGAAATCAGGAGAAGTATAGTTCCAGGAAAGGGATATTGTATGAGAAACAGAACTATAAACCTGCGGTCAATGGAGCTTCGGGTACGAGCTGGCGAATGAAGAACACGACAACAAAGGAGGCTTTTCAAAAGGATGAGGGTGCTGTTCAGGTAAATGGAAACAAGGAAAATCCGGAGGTACAAGCTTcagcaaaacaaaagaggaCCATGGATTTGGAGGTGGATGGGGAGACTTTTTCTCCTAAAGTCCCACCTGTGAAGGAGGACAATGGGGATGGTAACAAGGAGACACAGGTGGTTGTTAGTCACGATGGGGCAAGTAAGGAGACTGAAGCTCCACTCAAAGATATAGAGCTAGAGGATGAGATGATAATGGATGATGAAATGATTGATAATGATGATTTGCTAACCGAGGAGGATCCGCCAATTGATGATTATTTACGGGAAGCAGGGATCCTGTATGTTTCAACAGAGCAGGGCGAACACATTGAGGAGGGGGAGGAACAAATAGAAGCTATTTCGCAGCTCTCACCTGTAATCAAATCAAAGCTTCGCCAACCTTCAAAAAAGGCTTATGCAAGAGACAGAAACAAGGAGAAGACTATAAAAGACAAGGACAAAGTTACGGCTCAACATCCCCCTGCGGTTATAAGTCAAGAGAGCACAAATCCTCCAGGTGTAGACGAGAATATGGATAAGCGACGAGTATCAAAGAATCCTGAGATATCAGGGGTGGCTTCCCGAAAACTAAACGCTTTAAGAGTTCGCCAATCTCCAAAAAAGAAGTCAGGAAATGGGCGTACAAGATCGACTGCTGTCCCTCGTAATGAGGTGTTTCCTTCTGCTATAAGCAAGAAGTCTGCTGCTAAACCTGGTTCAGTGGTGTCCCAGAAACCACCCAGTACTCATATATTGCCTGGAATTGTCAAGGAGCGGGAGCCTACTTGA